In 'Nostoc azollae' 0708, the following are encoded in one genomic region:
- a CDS encoding RNA-binding S4 domain-containing protein, giving the protein MIKLDQFLKLLGIGSTGGQAKLMIIDGDVKVNGTVETRRGRKLAPTDIVTVTGKTFNVGDLI; this is encoded by the coding sequence ATGATTAAACTAGATCAGTTTTTAAAGTTATTAGGTATAGGCTCAACTGGAGGTCAGGCTAAACTGATGATTATTGATGGTGATGTCAAAGTCAATGGTACAGTTGAAACTAGACGTGGACGGAAATTAGCACCAACTGATATAGTAACAGTCACAGGAAAAACTTTTAATGTTGGGGATTTAATTTGA
- a CDS encoding cyclic nucleotide-binding domain-containing protein, which yields MLSPVAKISIFQRKPDPKVFSSGATIFEEGQSGDFMYGILAGEVEILVHDKILETIQAGEVFGAGVLVGIKQRNYTAIAKTSCKLAFLNEYSFLFVIQETPMFAIQVMKSYSERLNRIEHSI from the coding sequence ATGTTAAGTCCTGTAGCAAAAATCAGTATTTTTCAGAGAAAACCAGACCCAAAAGTATTTTCATCAGGTGCAACCATCTTTGAAGAAGGACAGTCTGGTGATTTTATGTATGGTATTCTCGCAGGAGAAGTGGAGATATTAGTTCATGACAAAATACTAGAAACAATACAAGCAGGTGAAGTTTTTGGTGCAGGTGTACTCGTAGGAATAAAACAGAGAAACTATACAGCTATAGCTAAAACTAGCTGCAAACTGGCTTTTCTTAATGAATACAGTTTTCTTTTTGTTATTCAAGAAACACCAATGTTTGCTATTCAAGTTATGAAAAGTTACTCAGAACGTCTAAATCGGATCGAACACAGTATCTAA
- a CDS encoding peptide ligase PGM1-related protein translates to MVTVNIAELEQIDKFRSLQSTLRDRWKTSELFDNSEVDILIIPSLSIDQRELQKIEGCEHYEERLLFSLMRLRNPCTRLIYVTSMPLHPSIIDYYLQLLPGIPFSQARHRLLLLSTYDASLKPLTQKILERPRLLERIRQALRLDKAFMTCYNSTFWEAELSLKLNVPLYAAAPDLQTWGTKSGSRQIFAQSAIPLPEGSELVWNSEDLATAAADLWERQPTLKRMVLKLNEGISGEGNALLDLRPLIDVAPGRSSHSQRVGAISYSFFSNLRFQATQESWTNFSQRIPELGAIVESYIEGETKFSPSVQGRITPDRKVEILSTHDQILGGPDGQVYLGCRFPADENYRVQLQQLGLKVGKKLAEKGILERFGVDFVTVNQGNGKWDIQAIEINLRKGGTTHPFMTLKLLTNGHYDLSTGLFHSQQGKHKYYVATDNLQKDRYRGLLPNDLMDIIAHYRLHFDSGSETGTVFHLMGCLSQFGKLGLTSIGNSPQQAEDIYNKVVQVLDQETRGDHNNYALFSDYAFPIAGDTSGY, encoded by the coding sequence ATGGTGACAGTAAATATTGCCGAACTAGAGCAGATTGATAAATTTCGCAGCTTACAATCAACTTTACGCGATCGCTGGAAAACTAGTGAGTTATTTGACAATAGTGAAGTGGATATTTTAATTATCCCCTCTTTGAGTATTGACCAGCGGGAACTGCAAAAAATAGAAGGGTGTGAACATTATGAAGAAAGATTACTATTTTCGTTGATGCGCTTGCGGAATCCCTGCACTAGGTTAATTTATGTAACCTCAATGCCACTACATCCCAGCATTATTGATTATTATTTACAACTATTACCAGGAATACCATTCTCCCAGGCCCGTCATCGCTTATTATTACTTTCTACCTATGATGCTTCCCTTAAACCCCTCACTCAGAAGATTTTAGAACGTCCTCGTTTGTTGGAAAGAATTCGTCAAGCTTTACGATTAGATAAAGCTTTTATGACTTGTTACAATTCCACATTTTGGGAAGCGGAATTATCACTGAAATTAAATGTACCTTTGTATGCTGCTGCGCCAGATTTACAGACTTGGGGAACAAAAAGTGGTAGTCGGCAAATTTTTGCTCAAAGTGCTATCCCTCTTCCAGAGGGTAGCGAACTAGTTTGGAATTCAGAGGATTTAGCAACAGCAGCGGCTGATTTATGGGAACGTCAACCGACATTAAAACGGATGGTTCTGAAACTAAATGAGGGCATTTCTGGAGAAGGAAATGCACTGTTGGATCTCCGTCCGTTGATAGATGTTGCACCAGGTCGAAGTTCTCATTCTCAAAGAGTAGGAGCAATTAGCTATAGCTTCTTCTCAAATCTGCGGTTTCAAGCCACACAAGAAAGCTGGACAAATTTTTCCCAACGCATCCCAGAATTAGGTGCGATCGTCGAATCTTATATTGAAGGTGAAACTAAATTTTCTCCCAGTGTCCAAGGACGCATCACACCAGATCGAAAAGTGGAAATCCTCTCCACCCATGACCAAATTCTTGGAGGTCCAGACGGACAAGTTTATCTCGGTTGTCGCTTTCCTGCTGATGAAAATTATCGAGTACAATTACAGCAATTAGGTTTAAAAGTAGGTAAAAAACTTGCAGAGAAAGGTATCTTAGAAAGATTTGGTGTTGATTTTGTCACCGTTAATCAAGGTAATGGTAAATGGGACATTCAAGCAATTGAAATTAATCTCCGTAAAGGTGGTACAACTCACCCATTCATGACCTTGAAATTATTAACCAACGGACACTATGATCTGTCCACTGGTTTATTTCACAGTCAGCAAGGAAAACATAAATATTACGTCGCTACAGACAACTTACAAAAAGACCGCTATCGGGGATTATTACCCAACGATTTAATGGATATTATCGCCCATTACAGATTACATTTTGATAGTGGAAGTGAAACAGGGACAGTATTTCATCTCATGGGTTGTCTTTCTCAGTTTGGTAAATTGGGATTAACAAGCATTGGTAATTCTCCCCAACAGGCAGAAGATATTTATAACAAAGTTGTCCAAGTTCTTGATCAAGAAACTAGAGGCGATCATAATAATTATGCTCTGTTTTCCGATTATGCTTTTCCCATTGCTGGAGATACATCTGGTTATTAA
- a CDS encoding HAD family hydrolase — MSLKAVLFDFNGVIIKDKSIHLQLIDEILLQENMQPQKLHERQICLGRSDRACFQDLLKNRGRVLTEEYLSQLLNRKAQAYVSALEKWEKLPLYSGIEDLIFQVRWQNLKLGLVSGALRQEIDLVLERAKLTEYFQIIVAGDDINTSKPEPEAYLLAVERLNQVYPDLNLQPHECLSIEDTPAGIQAAKRAQMQVVGVANTYPFHIMQRQANWTVDYLIDLELERVQEVYLQKD, encoded by the coding sequence ATGAGTTTAAAGGCAGTTTTGTTTGATTTCAATGGTGTCATCATTAAAGATAAGTCAATCCATCTACAGCTGATAGATGAGATTCTGTTGCAGGAAAATATGCAGCCGCAAAAGTTGCATGAACGTCAAATTTGTCTGGGAAGGAGCGATCGCGCTTGTTTTCAAGACCTGCTGAAAAATCGTGGTAGAGTGTTGACGGAAGAGTATTTAAGTCAGTTGCTCAACCGCAAAGCTCAAGCTTATGTATCAGCACTGGAAAAATGGGAAAAACTACCTCTGTATTCTGGGATAGAAGATTTAATTTTTCAGGTGCGATGGCAAAATCTTAAACTAGGGTTAGTTAGTGGTGCTTTGCGTCAAGAAATAGACTTGGTGCTAGAACGCGCTAAATTGACTGAATATTTTCAGATTATCGTCGCCGGCGATGATATTAATACTAGTAAGCCCGAACCAGAAGCTTATCTGCTGGCTGTAGAACGACTTAATCAAGTTTATCCAGACTTAAATTTACAACCCCACGAATGTTTATCTATTGAAGATACACCTGCGGGTATTCAAGCAGCCAAACGCGCTCAGATGCAAGTTGTTGGTGTAGCTAATACTTACCCCTTCCATATTATGCAACGTCAAGCTAACTGGACTGTAGATTATTTGATTGATTTAGAATTGGAACGGGTACAGGAAGTTTACTTGCAAAAAGATTGA
- a CDS encoding Fic/DOC family N-terminal domain-containing protein → MWQILSQAYLPLGRLDGSTDALPNPDLFVFMYVWKEAVLSSQIEGTPASLMDVLEFGAKALEPIILKI, encoded by the coding sequence ATGTGGCAAATACTATCTCAAGCATATTTACCATTAGGTCGTCTAGATGGTTCTACAGATGCCTTGCCTAACCCAGATTTATTTGTATTTATGTATGTTTGGAAAGAAGCTGTTCTTTCTAGTCAGATTGAGGGTACACCAGCCTCACTAATGGATGTTTTAGAATTTGGAGCTAAAGCACTAGAACCGATAATCCTCAAGATTTAG
- a CDS encoding TIGR00297 family protein, whose translation MLSVLNSINPWLVGVGLNTILLGIVAIIPKKLLTPAGIFHAWLLGVIIWGTLGWTGYLVVVFYFIVGSGVTRIGMAEKEAAGIAEKRSGARGSENVWGSALVAALCAVGVLFLPEWKFLLCLGYVASFSTKLSDTTASEVGKAYGKRTFLITTLQPVARGTEGAVSLEGTLAGIVGSVAISLVAWGVNLIDILGIVFCVVAAFIATNLESVIGATLQSKYTWLSNEVVNIFNTLIGAISATIMALIWQSIFV comes from the coding sequence ATGTTATCTGTACTTAATTCAATTAATCCCTGGTTAGTAGGTGTAGGACTAAACACGATTTTATTGGGAATAGTGGCAATTATTCCTAAAAAATTACTAACACCTGCGGGTATCTTCCATGCTTGGTTATTGGGTGTAATTATTTGGGGAACATTAGGGTGGACAGGATATCTAGTGGTAGTGTTTTATTTTATTGTTGGTTCTGGGGTAACGCGCATTGGGATGGCAGAAAAGGAAGCAGCAGGAATTGCGGAAAAGCGTTCTGGTGCTAGGGGTTCAGAAAATGTTTGGGGTTCGGCGTTAGTTGCGGCTTTGTGTGCTGTGGGAGTGTTGTTTTTACCTGAGTGGAAGTTTTTGCTGTGTTTAGGCTATGTAGCGAGTTTTAGCACCAAATTATCGGACACGACAGCCAGTGAAGTGGGTAAAGCCTATGGAAAGCGCACCTTTTTGATTACAACACTCCAACCTGTGGCTAGAGGTACAGAAGGGGCAGTAAGTTTAGAAGGGACTTTAGCAGGTATTGTTGGATCAGTAGCGATCTCACTGGTGGCTTGGGGTGTAAATTTAATTGATATCTTAGGAATTGTTTTCTGTGTCGTTGCAGCATTTATAGCTACTAACTTGGAAAGTGTAATTGGTGCAACATTGCAATCTAAATATACTTGGCTTAGCAATGAGGTTGTAAATATCTTCAATACACTGATTGGGGCTATTTCAGCGACTATTATGGCTTTAATCTGGCAAAGTATATTTGTTTAA
- a CDS encoding AMP-dependent synthetase/ligase, with product MTKIQQPTASFLSNVTEQEYRELQRLVDYTNVDLLPEIWPLAAKKFGNTVALHNPHAKPEVKITYSQLADQIQRFAVGLQSLGMNMGDSETPNIGERISLIADNSPGWFIADQGIMTAGAVNAVRSAQAEREELLFIIANSGSTVLVVEDIKTFQKLEKGLKDLPIKLVILLSDETPPTAENLELVNFSQLLEIGSNHTLAPMKQSRDSLATLIYTSGTTAKPKGVMLSHSNLLHQVTTLGTVVQPESGDIVLSILPTWHSYERSGEYFLLSQGCTQVYTNLRSVKDDLKNFKPNYIIAVPRFWESIYEGVQKQFRSQPAKKQQLIKFLLDMSQKYIQARRIAEGLSLHHVNPSAVERLGAKILELALLPFQTLGEKLVYAKVREATGDKIKQVISGGGALPQHIDNFFEIIGVEILQGYGLTETSPVTNARRPWRNLRGSSGQPIPGTEVKIVSPETRQPLPAGERGLVLLRGPQIMQGYYQNPEATKKVIDAEGWFDSGDLGWVTPQNDLVLTGRAKDTIVLTNGENIEPQPIEDACLRSPYIDQIMLVGQDQRSLGALIVPNLEALEKSAANQNDNITASSGQKIDLESKMIQDLFRQELNREVKNRPGYRADDRIGPFQLIIEPFSIENGMMTQTLKIRRHVVTDEYHDIIDRMFAK from the coding sequence ATGACAAAAATACAACAACCTACTGCTTCTTTTTTATCTAACGTCACCGAGCAAGAATACCGGGAATTACAGCGTTTGGTAGACTATACCAATGTAGATTTGCTCCCAGAAATTTGGCCTTTAGCTGCCAAAAAGTTTGGTAATACTGTTGCCCTCCATAACCCCCACGCTAAACCAGAAGTTAAGATTACTTATAGTCAGTTAGCAGATCAAATCCAAAGATTTGCAGTAGGTTTGCAGTCATTAGGAATGAATATGGGTGACAGTGAAACACCCAACATTGGAGAACGCATTTCCCTAATTGCTGATAACAGTCCGGGCTGGTTTATTGCTGATCAAGGTATCATGACTGCTGGGGCTGTGAACGCAGTGCGTAGCGCCCAAGCCGAACGGGAAGAACTATTATTTATTATTGCTAATAGCGGTAGTACTGTGCTGGTGGTCGAGGATATCAAAACATTCCAGAAACTAGAGAAGGGTCTGAAGGACTTACCTATTAAACTGGTCATTCTTCTTTCCGATGAAACACCACCAACAGCAGAAAATTTGGAACTGGTGAACTTTTCCCAGTTACTAGAAATTGGCAGCAACCACACCTTAGCACCGATGAAACAAAGCCGTGATAGCTTGGCAACCTTAATTTATACATCTGGTACTACTGCTAAGCCAAAAGGTGTAATGCTTTCCCATAGCAACTTGCTGCACCAAGTTACAACCTTGGGAACAGTAGTGCAACCGGAATCTGGAGATATAGTTCTGAGTATTTTACCTACTTGGCACAGTTATGAACGGAGTGGAGAGTATTTCTTGCTTTCTCAAGGTTGCACTCAAGTTTACACAAATTTACGCTCTGTCAAAGATGATCTAAAAAACTTTAAGCCTAATTATATTATTGCTGTACCAAGATTCTGGGAATCAATATATGAAGGAGTGCAAAAGCAGTTTCGTTCCCAGCCTGCGAAAAAACAACAGTTGATTAAATTTTTATTGGATATGAGCCAGAAATATATCCAAGCGAGGAGGATTGCTGAAGGATTGAGTTTACATCATGTTAATCCCTCAGCTGTTGAGCGATTAGGAGCAAAAATACTAGAATTAGCTCTGTTGCCATTCCAAACACTGGGAGAAAAATTAGTTTATGCCAAAGTACGGGAAGCTACAGGTGACAAAATCAAGCAGGTAATTAGTGGTGGTGGTGCGCTTCCCCAACATATAGATAACTTTTTTGAAATAATTGGTGTAGAAATTTTACAGGGCTATGGCTTGACGGAAACCTCACCAGTAACAAATGCCCGTCGTCCTTGGCGAAATTTGCGAGGATCATCTGGGCAACCAATTCCGGGAACAGAAGTTAAGATAGTTAGTCCTGAGACTCGTCAGCCACTACCAGCAGGAGAACGTGGTTTGGTGTTGCTCAGAGGGCCACAAATTATGCAGGGCTATTATCAAAATCCGGAAGCGACAAAAAAAGTCATAGATGCTGAAGGTTGGTTTGATAGTGGTGATTTAGGCTGGGTGACACCCCAAAACGACTTGGTGCTAACTGGTAGGGCAAAGGATACGATTGTTTTAACCAATGGGGAGAATATCGAACCCCAACCTATAGAAGATGCTTGTTTGCGATCGCCCTACATTGATCAAATCATGTTAGTGGGACAAGACCAGCGCAGCCTTGGGGCGTTAATTGTTCCCAATCTCGAAGCCTTGGAAAAATCGGCAGCAAATCAGAATGATAATATTACTGCCTCCAGCGGTCAAAAAATTGACTTAGAGAGTAAAATGATCCAGGATTTGTTTCGGCAAGAATTGAATCGGGAAGTAAAAAACCGTCCCGGTTATCGAGCCGATGACCGGATTGGCCCATTCCAATTGATTATCGAACCCTTTTCCATTGAAAATGGCATGATGACACAAACTCTAAAAATCCGTCGTCACGTCGTCACGGACGAGTATCACGATATTATTGACCGAATGTTTGCCAAATAA
- a CDS encoding zinc metalloprotease HtpX: protein MGNQMKTAALLAALSGLLIAISYWVIGGSSGLIIGIGLAAVTNLFSWYQSDKIALAVYNAQPVSEAQAPALYRMVERLSARVNIPMPRVYIVPGQTANAFATGRDPEHAAVAVTEGILNILPGEELEGVIAHELTHIINRDTLTQAVAATVAGGISFLAQMLSYSLWFGGASRDNERGGNPLGVLVTVMLAPIAATIIQLAISRTREFSADAGAAKLTGNPRALARALQRLEATAREIPLNANPAFEPLLIIHPISRQFLGNLFSSHPATEMRVEALLKLEQDFAQINK, encoded by the coding sequence ATGGGAAACCAAATGAAAACTGCTGCTTTGTTAGCAGCACTTAGTGGCTTATTAATTGCAATTAGTTATTGGGTAATTGGTGGTAGTAGTGGCTTAATCATCGGCATTGGATTAGCAGCAGTTACAAACCTATTTTCTTGGTATCAATCTGATAAGATTGCTTTGGCAGTTTATAACGCCCAACCTGTTAGCGAAGCCCAAGCACCTGCACTTTATCGCATGGTAGAAAGACTGTCGGCCCGTGTTAATATTCCCATGCCAAGAGTTTACATTGTTCCTGGACAAACTGCCAATGCTTTTGCTACAGGAAGAGATCCAGAACACGCTGCGGTTGCTGTTACTGAAGGCATTTTAAATATATTACCAGGGGAAGAATTAGAAGGGGTAATTGCTCACGAACTCACCCACATAATTAATCGTGATACCTTAACTCAAGCCGTTGCGGCTACTGTCGCCGGTGGAATTTCTTTCCTTGCACAAATGTTAAGTTACAGCCTGTGGTTTGGTGGTGCTTCAAGAGATAATGAAAGAGGTGGTAATCCTTTGGGTGTGCTGGTAACAGTGATGCTTGCACCTATAGCCGCGACAATTATTCAGTTAGCAATTTCCCGCACCAGAGAATTTTCTGCTGATGCTGGTGCTGCAAAATTAACAGGTAATCCCCGGGCTTTAGCTAGGGCTTTACAAAGATTAGAAGCTACTGCAAGAGAAATACCTTTAAATGCTAATCCAGCTTTTGAACCATTGTTAATTATTCATCCCATTTCTCGACAGTTTTTAGGTAATTTGTTCTCCAGTCACCCTGCAACTGAGATGCGTGTGGAAGCTTTACTAAAGTTGGAACAAGATTTTGCACAAATTAATAAATAA
- a CDS encoding transposase family protein, giving the protein MPTFEVLGLHFGIWKTEAKDTFHYWLEILRNVFPASLFEQVEKYDSDYAMATQNKTQEIKSFPPRGFLLNRSLDL; this is encoded by the coding sequence ATGCCAACATTTGAGGTTTTAGGTTTGCATTTCGGTATATGGAAAACGGAAGCAAAGGACACATTTCATTACTGGCTAGAGATATTACGAAATGTTTTCCCTGCTAGTCTCTTTGAACAGGTAGAAAAATATGATAGCGATTATGCTATGGCGACTCAGAATAAAACGCAGGAAATAAAGAGTTTTCCACCAAGGGGATTTTTGTTGAACAGGTCATTAGACTTGTAA
- a CDS encoding YlqD family protein, producing MDVSNPQLLLKRGVNVKVIVTPLWKEEVQQQLQAQINQLDQQLQQLDVEGQRAISAIQKQSLQPPGPQILQQIDNIQLQVNQKKSEFLEQKNQLLQNLQQVQFLELDQEVNQFQMEGFFRVERGDNLISKMQVELVLRDGIVEEIRGDI from the coding sequence ATGGATGTCTCCAACCCTCAATTGCTTTTAAAACGTGGGGTTAACGTTAAAGTCATCGTTACTCCCCTCTGGAAAGAGGAAGTGCAACAGCAACTACAAGCTCAGATTAATCAACTTGATCAGCAACTGCAACAACTAGATGTAGAAGGACAAAGAGCAATTTCAGCAATTCAAAAACAAAGTTTACAACCACCAGGACCCCAAATTCTCCAACAAATTGACAATATCCAACTTCAGGTTAATCAAAAGAAAAGTGAGTTTTTAGAACAAAAGAATCAATTGCTGCAAAATCTCCAGCAAGTGCAGTTTCTAGAGTTAGATCAAGAAGTCAACCAATTTCAAATGGAAGGCTTTTTTCGAGTAGAACGAGGAGACAACTTAATTAGCAAAATGCAAGTTGAATTAGTGCTGAGGGATGGTATTGTCGAAGAAATTCGCGGCGATATCTAA
- a CDS encoding peptidylprolyl isomerase: MEPSSFFTINDEQIDLYQVIQYLQVSGKLNQFISDVLRQYVLEQELETRNDIEISTALIEQAIIDYRLKNQLTDPEQFQKWLKNNGSDYATFHASVTFSFKLEKLKALIVEPKLPEYFIERKIYLDRVVLSRIMVDNRELAEELHTQIEEGGSFEQLAKEYSLADERIFNGMMGPISRGSLPDILRAAVDAATPGKLIGPIELEGSLSLFRLENILPASLENTQFKQSLQNELFEKWLGEKIQNLTVKLQVS, translated from the coding sequence ATGGAACCTTCATCATTTTTTACAATCAATGACGAACAAATCGACCTTTATCAAGTAATTCAGTATTTACAAGTCTCTGGTAAACTGAATCAGTTTATTAGTGATGTTCTGCGTCAGTACGTCTTGGAACAAGAACTAGAAACCAGAAATGATATCGAGATTAGTACGGCATTAATTGAACAAGCAATAATTGATTATCGCTTAAAAAACCAACTCACAGATCCTGAACAATTCCAAAAATGGTTAAAAAACAATGGTAGTGATTACGCTACATTTCATGCTTCAGTTACATTTAGCTTCAAATTAGAAAAACTGAAGGCGTTAATTGTAGAACCAAAACTACCAGAATACTTTATTGAACGCAAGATTTATTTAGATAGAGTGGTACTCTCTCGGATTATGGTCGATAACCGAGAACTAGCGGAAGAACTACACACTCAAATTGAAGAAGGTGGTAGTTTTGAACAACTAGCAAAAGAGTATTCATTAGCAGATGAGCGAATTTTTAACGGGATGATGGGTCCTATTAGTAGGGGTAGTTTACCGGATATATTGCGGGCGGCTGTGGATGCTGCGACTCCCGGAAAACTGATAGGACCCATCGAATTAGAAGGGAGTTTAAGTTTGTTTAGATTAGAAAACATTCTGCCTGCATCTTTAGAGAATACTCAATTCAAACAATCACTACAAAATGAGTTATTTGAAAAATGGCTAGGGGAGAAAATTCAAAACCTGACAGTCAAATTACAAGTGAGCTAA
- a CDS encoding dihydrolipoamide acetyltransferase family protein, which translates to MSIHEVFMPALSSTMTEGKIVSWVKSPGDKVEKGETVVVVESDKADMDVESFYEGFLAHIIVQAGETAPIGAAIAYVAQTEAEIEAAKTMAGGGSAVAQTHTPIPAAPTVATTATPSQNGSNHREERLVVSPRARKLAKELQVDLNNLKGSGPYGRIVAEDVEAAVGKVQPPTTRAVTPTQPTPPVIPAPPPAPAKPAAVTAPVVSSAVPGQVVPLTTLQNTVVRNMVTSLSVPIFHVGYTITTAALDKLYKQIKSKGVTMTALLAKAVAVTLEKHPLLNASYSDQGIVYHPNINISVAVAMDDGGLITPVMQKANQVDIYSLSRNWKSLVDRARAKQLQPEEYNSGTFTLSNLGMFGVDTFDAILPPGQGSILAIAASRPQVVATADGLFGVRKQMKVNITCDHRIIYGAHAATFLQDLAKLIETNPQSLIL; encoded by the coding sequence ATGAGCATTCATGAAGTATTTATGCCCGCGCTGAGTTCCACCATGACAGAGGGGAAGATTGTCTCTTGGGTAAAATCGCCAGGGGATAAAGTGGAAAAAGGCGAAACAGTGGTGGTTGTTGAGTCGGATAAGGCTGATATGGATGTGGAATCTTTCTATGAGGGATTTCTAGCCCATATTATAGTACAAGCTGGTGAAACAGCCCCAATTGGCGCAGCGATCGCTTACGTAGCACAAACAGAAGCGGAAATTGAAGCTGCTAAGACTATGGCTGGTGGAGGTAGTGCAGTGGCTCAAACACACACACCCATACCCGCAGCCCCAACCGTAGCCACAACTGCTACACCCTCTCAAAATGGTTCTAACCATCGGGAAGAACGGTTAGTAGTGTCACCCCGCGCTCGCAAGTTAGCAAAAGAACTCCAGGTTGATTTAAATAACCTTAAAGGTAGTGGTCCTTATGGTCGCATTGTGGCCGAAGATGTGGAAGCTGCAGTTGGCAAAGTTCAGCCACCCACTACCCGTGCTGTCACCCCAACTCAACCGACACCACCTGTTATTCCGGCCCCACCCCCAGCACCTGCAAAACCAGCCGCTGTAACTGCACCAGTTGTTAGCAGTGCTGTTCCTGGTCAAGTAGTACCATTAACTACTCTGCAAAATACAGTGGTACGTAATATGGTGACAAGTCTATCTGTACCTATATTCCATGTTGGTTACACAATTACCACTGCTGCATTAGATAAACTTTACAAGCAAATTAAATCTAAAGGTGTGACAATGACGGCGCTATTGGCCAAAGCTGTAGCGGTGACATTGGAAAAACATCCATTACTCAATGCCAGCTATTCAGACCAAGGAATTGTCTATCATCCCAATATCAATATTTCCGTAGCTGTGGCGATGGATGATGGTGGTTTGATTACACCAGTAATGCAGAAAGCAAATCAAGTAGATATCTATTCTCTATCTCGCAATTGGAAATCTTTGGTAGATAGGGCTAGAGCAAAACAACTACAACCAGAAGAGTATAACAGTGGTACTTTTACCCTTTCTAACCTGGGTATGTTTGGTGTAGATACATTTGATGCGATTTTACCACCTGGACAAGGTTCAATTTTAGCGATCGCCGCATCGCGTCCGCAAGTTGTAGCTACCGCAGATGGTTTATTTGGTGTACGTAAACAAATGAAAGTTAATATCACCTGTGATCACCGCATTATTTACGGCGCTCATGCAGCAACATTCTTGCAAGATTTAGCGAAGTTGATTGAAACCAATCCTCAATCTTTAATACTTTAA
- the crcB gene encoding fluoride efflux transporter CrcB: MLQDPNLRQSLAISLGAIAGVVSRYYLTLWFAQRFGINFPYGTFFINLSGCLAMGFFTTWAVEKVAIILPELRLMIATGFLGAYTTFSTYGLESLALMRSGNLLTATGYWLGSAILGILSVQLGVIIAKFFR, from the coding sequence ATGTTGCAAGATCCGAATCTGCGCCAATCGTTAGCTATTAGCTTGGGTGCGATCGCAGGTGTTGTAAGTCGCTATTATTTAACATTGTGGTTTGCCCAAAGATTTGGTATCAATTTTCCCTATGGAACTTTTTTCATTAATCTGAGCGGTTGTTTAGCAATGGGATTCTTCACTACTTGGGCTGTCGAGAAGGTAGCAATTATTCTCCCAGAATTACGGTTGATGATTGCAACCGGTTTTTTAGGTGCATATACGACTTTTTCCACTTACGGTTTAGAGTCTCTTGCTTTAATGCGTAGTGGCAATTTATTAACTGCAACTGGTTATTGGCTTGGTAGTGCCATTCTAGGAATTCTTAGTGTACAGTTAGGTGTAATTATTGCTAAGTTTTTTAGGTAA